GTGACGGCTGTGATGTGCTGTTCTGCGGTCATCTCGACGTGGTTCCCGAGTATGATATGGCTGATGCTTTTAGGCCTCGGGTTGTTGGGGACAAGCTCTATGGCCGTGGTGCATGCGACATGAAGGGTGGCGTGGTTTCCCTGCTTCTGCTGCTTGAGAGTCTCCGACAAATGGAGCCTGAGCCGAATGTCTCGTTTGCGTTCGTGGTTGATGAGGAGATGTATGGACGAGGGGCGGCGGAGCTTTTGCGGCGCGGAATGCGTGCCGAGATGTGTGTAATAACTGAGCCAACCAGCGGCGTAATATGTGTGGGCAACGCGTCCTGCATGGAGTTTAGGCTAACAGCGTCGGGAAAAAGCGGCCACGGGGCCTCACGTGCAGGCGGCAACGCGGTGAAGTCGCTTATGGGTTTCTACGAGGTTTTCGAGAGAGGGCTGATGAAGGAGCTTGATGTCAGGGGCTCTGATTTTCCTATGTCGCCTATTATCAACCTTGGAAAGTTTGAGGGCGGATATGGTGGCTGGGTTATCCCGTCTAAGGCCTATTGCGAAGTATTGGTTCACATGCATCCCTCGATAAGCTACAGAGACGGTTTGGATACAGTCCGCAGGCTGGTGGAGGAGATTGCGGAGGAGCTCGGAATCGTTGTTGAGCTAACCATGCTCCACGGATGCGACGGCTACATCCTGCCGCAGACAAACCAACATCTCCACAAACTCAAACAGGCTTACAGCATGGAAACGGGTCAGAAACCCAAAACAGGTCTAATCGAGTCGGAGACAGATGGGAACGCCCTTTACCACAAGGGAGGAATTCCCTGCATAGTCTACGGCCCCGGCGACATAACGTACGCCCACTCCAGCCAAGAACATGTCTCCATCAAGGATGTAATCGAATGCTACCGAGTGCTTAGACGCTTCATCAACATGGTCAGCGGCTTAAGAAAATGATATAAACCTCTATGCCAACAATTTTTAAAAGTGGTTTGTCGGGCAACACGTTTCTGGAAAAGTTTCTAGCGGCTACCAAGCGTAGCAAGGCCCTTTATGAAGAGGCCCTTGGGCTTACGCCCCATGGCGTTCACAGCAACTGGCGCATATTCGACCCCTACCCGCTCTACATGAGCAGGGGAAAAGGCTCACGGATATGGGATGTGGACGGAAACATGTATCTGGACTTTAACATGGCTTTCGGAGCACTTGGCGTCGGCCATGCTCACCCCATTCTCGTCGAGGAGATGAGGAAAGTTATCGAGAACGGCACCATCTATGGTTTCGAGTCGGAGGCTTCGGTGAAGACGGCTAAGGTTTTGACGGAGAGGTTTGGCTATGAGAGGGTGAGGTTTGCGACGACGGGGCTGGAGGCGACGATGCTGGCTGTTAGGCTGGCGAGAGCCTTCACGGGCCGTAAGAAGATTCTCAAGTTTGAGGGATGTTTCCACGGTTCGCATGAGCCTTTGATGGTGAGCGTCAAGCCAAACATCTACAGAGCAGGCCATCCCAAGACACCTAACTCTGTGCCTGCGAGCATGGGTATGCCGCAGGAGTTCGCCGACCTCGTAACCGTCGCACCCTACGGAGACCTAGACGCCGTCGAGAAAATCATGCAGAAACACGGCAACGATGTTGCGGGCATTATTCTCGAGCCAATTGCTATGAACATGGGTGTAGTCATTCCTCCGCTGGAGTTTTTGAAGGGGTTGAGGAGGCTGGCGGATGAGTACAACTCGCTTCTTATCTTTGACGAGGTTAAGACGAGCGGCAAGTTTTACCGCGGGGTGCAGGAGTGGTGCGGCGTAAAGGGCGACATAATGGTTGCGGCGAAGTCGATAGCCGGGGGATACCCCTTCTCGGCCGTGCTGTCGAGCAAAGAGGTTTTCGACTATGTGGGGCCCAACAAGACCGCCCACGGCGGCACCTTCAACTCTAACCCGTTATCAGTGAACGCAGCCCACGTAACCTTGACCAAGATACTCACGGTGGACAATCTCCGCCACGCCCAGACCCTCAGCAAAGAGCTTGCGAAAGGCTACAGCGACATCCTCGAAGAAGCAAAAATCACCCACAACATTACACACATCGCGACAAGCGGAACAATATACTTCACCGAGCACCCTATACGCAACTGGAGAGACTTTGTAAAGTTCAACGATTTCGGAAAATGGTTCGCATGGGTTGTGGGCATGCTTGCATACGGCGTGATTCCACAGGCACTCGGCTATGATGAGCAGTGGACCGTCTCCGTTCAGCACACCAGAGAAGATGTGGAGAAAGCGTTGGAGGCGATGAAAAACGTCGTCAAACAGCTCAAAGACGCCAGCATACAAGTTGGTGTGGAAGAGGTTCTCTGAAAAACTTATCTCAGGGAATTTTGTCTCCATGATAGAAATGAGAAAATGGCCGAGGTAGAGATTAGGAGCGTCAAGAAAGTTTACGAGGGCGGCGTCGAGGCCCTGAGAGGTGTGAACCTCGCCATCGAGAAAAACGAGTTCTTTTCCCTGCTCGGGCCCAGCGGATGCGGTAAAACCACTCTTCTCAGGATTATAGCTGGGTTGGAGCAGCAGGATGAGGGCGAGGTGCTGATTGGCGGTAAAAACATGGACAACGTTCCCCCACACAAGCGAGGTGTTGGACTGGTTTTCCAAGGCACAGCAATCTTCCCCCACATGACGGTGTATGACAACATAGCGTTTGGACTCAGGATGCGGAAGTATCCACGGCAAGAGATACGGGAGAGGGTTCGCAACGTGCTTGAGTTGATGAACATGCCTTTCGAAAAATATGCGTGGAAAAAATCGCATCAGCTCAGCGGCGGCGAGAGACAGAGGGTTGAGATAGCGCGGTCGCTTGTCATAGAGCCGAAGGTGCTGCTGCTCGACGAGCCGCTGGGTCCTCTGGACCTCAAGATAAGGCAAAAGATGCAGCTTGAGCTTAAGCGTCTTCAGAAAAAGGTTGGCACAACATTCATCTATGTAACCCATGACCAGACAGAGGCCTTCGCCATGTCCGACAGAATAGCCGTGATGGAGAAAGGTCTTGTAGTCCAGGTGGGGACGCCTGAGGAGATTTACCGAAGGCCTTTGAGCAGGTTCGTCGCAGACTTTATCGGCGAAACAAACCTTATCGAGGGCGAGGTGGATGCTGGTGGCTTCTTCTTGGCGGAGGGGCTGCCTCCCCTGAAGATCGCTTCCGAGGCTTCTGAAGGCTTGGCAGGGAGAAAGGCTCTTTTATCAATCAGGCCTGAGCTCATCTATCTCGGCAACTCCATCGAGACAGAGAACAAGCTGAGGGGTGTGGTTGTCGACAAGACATACATGGGGCCCTACGCTACGCTCAAAATCGGAGTAAGCGGTGAAATCCTACTGACCGTTCATGTCCGCGAGCCCGAGTTTCTCCAAAACATCAAAGTAGGTGACCATGTCTCGTTCGGCTGGAAAGCCTCAGACTCCTACCTCATAGTGGGATGAGCATGATGAGGCAGCGGAGAAAGACAGGGCTAGTGCTGTTGCTTCTGCTTCCACCGCTTCTCTTCTACATCAGCTTCTTCCTCGCACCGTTTCTCACGGTCGTGGGCGTCAGCATCGGCCTCGTTCTCCCAAGCGAGGCACAGGTTTCCCGTGGAGAGGCCATCACACTCCGTTATTTCCAAGACGCGTTGGACCCTCTTTTCCTCAGAGTTCTCAGCCGTTCACTTCTCTTCGCTCTCGCGACGTCGGCGGGATGCGTCTTACTGGGCTACCCCGTGGCCTACTTCATAGCATTCAAGGGCGGACGCTACAAAAACTTCCTCATACTTCTCGTCATACTTCCTCTCTGGGTGACCTTCGTGCTTAGGGCCTACGCCGTCCTCTCACTTCTCGGCCCAGAAGGTGTTGTCAACTCGTTTCTCCTAAACCTTGGCATAATCAAGCAGCCTCTCTACCTCATCTACAACGAGTTCGCCGTCATGCTGGGAATGCTCTACGGCTACCTACCCTTCATGATACTCCCCCTATACGCAAGCCTCGAGAAAATAAGCAAAACAGTAGTCGAAGCAGCGCGAGCACTCGGCGCAGGCCCCTTTACAGCATTTCTCAAGATTACACTGCCGCTTAGCAAGCCGGGGCTCGTCGCGGGCACGCTTCTCACATTCATCCCAGCCGCAGGAGAATTCGTCATACCCTCGTTTCTAGGAGGTCCGAGCGAAGTCTTCGTAGGCACCATGATATACTCGGCATTCATCTCAGCCCGCAACTGGAACTGGGGCTCGGCGCTTTCACTCGTCTACATCGCGCTTGTCCTCGTCGGCGTAGCCCTCTACATGCGATACTCGAGAGAGGAGTTGACGATATGAAGCTGGGAGATCTCTTGCTCAAGATTGTGGTCGTCCTCATCTTCTTGTTTATCTACGCGCCGTTGGCCGCCTTGGTCATCGGCTCTTTCAACGCAGGCCGAAACATCGTGGAGTGGGTGGGATTCACCTTTGACTGGTATGTGAGAGCGTTCTCCAACGAGAGGATACTGGCCGCTGTCTACAACAGTTTCTGGGTAGCGGGTACGGTGTCTCTCGCAGCGGTTGTGCTGGCGCTTCTAGCCGCGGTGGCTGTGGAGAAGCTTTCACCCCGTATTCAGACAGGTGTCAACAACATCTTCTACCTCTCCATCGTGGTGCCTGAGATTGCTGAGGCCCTGACCCTTGTGCTCTTCTTTCTATGGGTGAATCTGCCTCTGGGAGTTGGTGCCGTGATACTTGGTCACTTGGTCTGGTTTCCGCTGGTTTACGTGGTTTTGAGGGCGAGGATGGCTGGTCTACCCAAGGTATATGAAGACGCGGCACGGGTGTTGGGCGCCTCTGGGCTGAAGACTTTTCTGAACGTGACACTTCCTCTGTTGATGCCCGGCGTAATCACAGGCGCCCTCCTGATCTTTACTTGGTCGTGGGACAGCTTCATCAAAACACAGTTCACACG
The sequence above is drawn from the Candidatus Caldarchaeum subterraneum genome and encodes:
- a CDS encoding glutamate-1-semialdehyde-2,1-aminomutase, with the protein product MPTIFKSGLSGNTFLEKFLAATKRSKALYEEALGLTPHGVHSNWRIFDPYPLYMSRGKGSRIWDVDGNMYLDFNMAFGALGVGHAHPILVEEMRKVIENGTIYGFESEASVKTAKVLTERFGYERVRFATTGLEATMLAVRLARAFTGRKKILKFEGCFHGSHEPLMVSVKPNIYRAGHPKTPNSVPASMGMPQEFADLVTVAPYGDLDAVEKIMQKHGNDVAGIILEPIAMNMGVVIPPLEFLKGLRRLADEYNSLLIFDEVKTSGKFYRGVQEWCGVKGDIMVAAKSIAGGYPFSAVLSSKEVFDYVGPNKTAHGGTFNSNPLSVNAAHVTLTKILTVDNLRHAQTLSKELAKGYSDILEEAKITHNITHIATSGTIYFTEHPIRNWRDFVKFNDFGKWFAWVVGMLAYGVIPQALGYDEQWTVSVQHTREDVEKALEAMKNVVKQLKDASIQVGVEEVL
- a CDS encoding spermidine/putrescine ABC transporter permease translates to MRQRRKTGLVLLLLLPPLLFYISFFLAPFLTVVGVSIGLVLPSEAQVSRGEAITLRYFQDALDPLFLRVLSRSLLFALATSAGCVLLGYPVAYFIAFKGGRYKNFLILLVILPLWVTFVLRAYAVLSLLGPEGVVNSFLLNLGIIKQPLYLIYNEFAVMLGMLYGYLPFMILPLYASLEKISKTVVEAARALGAGPFTAFLKITLPLSKPGLVAGTLLTFIPAAGEFVIPSFLGGPSEVFVGTMIYSAFISARNWNWGSALSLVYIALVLVGVALYMRYSREELTI
- a CDS encoding conserved hypothetical protein (Similar to succinyl-diaminopimelate desuccinylase [EC:3.5.1.18]); protein product: MDSDRVLELLERLVAVPSLSGHEEKVCDLVAEHVESLGFVVERQEVYKTGYNVVTKLGDGCDVLFCGHLDVVPEYDMADAFRPRVVGDKLYGRGACDMKGGVVSLLLLLESLRQMEPEPNVSFAFVVDEEMYGRGAAELLRRGMRAEMCVITEPTSGVICVGNASCMEFRLTASGKSGHGASRAGGNAVKSLMGFYEVFERGLMKELDVRGSDFPMSPIINLGKFEGGYGGWVIPSKAYCEVLVHMHPSISYRDGLDTVRRLVEEIAEELGIVVELTMLHGCDGYILPQTNQHLHKLKQAYSMETGQKPKTGLIESETDGNALYHKGGIPCIVYGPGDITYAHSSQEHVSIKDVIECYRVLRRFINMVSGLRK
- a CDS encoding spermidine/putrescine ABC transporter ATP-binding protein, whose amino-acid sequence is MAEVEIRSVKKVYEGGVEALRGVNLAIEKNEFFSLLGPSGCGKTTLLRIIAGLEQQDEGEVLIGGKNMDNVPPHKRGVGLVFQGTAIFPHMTVYDNIAFGLRMRKYPRQEIRERVRNVLELMNMPFEKYAWKKSHQLSGGERQRVEIARSLVIEPKVLLLDEPLGPLDLKIRQKMQLELKRLQKKVGTTFIYVTHDQTEAFAMSDRIAVMEKGLVVQVGTPEEIYRRPLSRFVADFIGETNLIEGEVDAGGFFLAEGLPPLKIASEASEGLAGRKALLSIRPELIYLGNSIETENKLRGVVVDKTYMGPYATLKIGVSGEILLTVHVREPEFLQNIKVGDHVSFGWKASDSYLIVG
- a CDS encoding spermidine/putrescine ABC transporter permease, encoding MLKIVVVLIFLFIYAPLAALVIGSFNAGRNIVEWVGFTFDWYVRAFSNERILAAVYNSFWVAGTVSLAAVVLALLAAVAVEKLSPRIQTGVNNIFYLSIVVPEIAEALTLVLFFLWVNLPLGVGAVILGHLVWFPLVYVVLRARMAGLPKVYEDAARVLGASGLKTFLNVTLPLLMPGVITGALLIFTWSWDSFIKTQFTRGPGFETLPVYIWNAVGGRGRGISPEVNAVATVSLLVSVTLAILYTRFRSR